Genomic window (Acidobacteriota bacterium):
ATTGACCATGACCGTTCCGCTGGCTGCGCTGATGGAGACGTCCTGGCCCCCGACGGTCTTTGCCGAAGAGAGCGTCATCACTTGCTTCGCGGTCACGTCGCCGGAAACCACGTGATAGAGAAGAATCGACTTCAGCTTTTCCTTGTTCTCGGGTTTCAGAAGTGTCTCCACTGTGCCCGCGGGCAACTTGGCGAATGCTTCGTCGGTCGGTGCGAATACGGTGTAAGGGCCCTTGCCCTTCAGAGTCTCGACCAAACCGGCCGCTTGCAGCGCGGTAGCCAGGGTGTGGAATGAGCCGGCGGCTACGGCCGTATCAACGATGTCCTTTTTTGCCGAACCGGCCGAAGCCGGGATGGCAACTGCGAGGACGCTGAGGATCAATGCAAAACTGGTTGCCTTCACTTTGTTCTCCTTCGTTTTTTACGCCTTACTTTTTCTGGAAAAGCACCTTTTGGCTTTCTTTTTTCACGGGTGCGATGTATTAACTATAGAGAACATTTATTATCTCAACAGGATAATCAGCTAGGATTTGCAATCCATTTCAATGCCGGTGAAATTCTGGGTGGTTATTGGATTGCCAGGAAAACAGGAGGCATGTGAGCACTAAAACTATCAATGACGGTCTTCGTCCCTATGCCATCGGAGAGAAGTTGCGGGCGTTGCGGCTCCGCAAGAGCATGGGACTTGTGGAACTGGGCAAGCACACGGGACTCTCGGCGGCCATGCTTTCGAAACTCGAACGGGGCAAGCTGTTTCCCACGTTGCCGACCTTGCTGCGGATCGCCATGGTGTTCGGTGTCGGCCTCGAACACTTCTTCACCGACGAGCGCAAGCGGCACGTGGTGGCGATTGCGCGTAAAGGCGAGCGTTTGCGCTTTCCCGCCAGTCCGGGCGGCGGCAGCGTTGCCTACAATTTTGAGAGCCTCGACTTCAAAGCAACCGAACGAAGGTTGAACGGTTTCTATGCGGAATTCGAACCGATTTCCCCGGAGAAGGCCCGAGCCCACCAGCATCCTGGAGCGGAATTGATCTACCTCATGGCGGGCCAATTGGAACTTACGATTGGCTCAGACAAGTTTGTTCTGGAAGAAGGGGACTCGGTGTATTTCGACGGCGTCGTTCGCCACAGCTATCACCGACTGGGTAAGGGACCGTGCACGGGAATTGTTGTCACGGCTTGAACAGAACTAATCCATCTTGTGGAAACGGCGGAAGCCAGCATAGCCTTCCTTGCCCATGTAACGTTCCAGAACCGAGGGATCGGTCTCGCGAAGATCGACGATCACCAGACCGTCGACGACATCCGAGAACTTGCGGTCGAGGTTGAAGCCGACCAGTTTCCCACCCACTTTGTCATACTGACGGATCAGAATGGGCACGCCTTTACCATCTTCTTCGACGTCAGAGATGGGCTCACCCAATTCGTCGAGGTTGTGCAACGCATCGCACAAGGCCCGGCAATCCAAGCCGCGCAATTTCGGAGTTCGGAACGGCGTCCGCGGCTGAATGAGATCGACAAACTCGCGACCATCATCACGGGACTCGAAGTATTGCACGATCATCTCGCGCGACAGGCGGCTGTATTCGTTGCTGATACTGACCGCCCCGAACAACACGGGAGTTTCTGGACGGGCAGCAACGAACCGGGCTATTCCCTTCCACAACTGCAGCAGCGGTGCATATTGCCGCTGATACTCGGCGCGTACAAACGAACGG
Coding sequences:
- a CDS encoding helix-turn-helix transcriptional regulator, translated to MSTKTINDGLRPYAIGEKLRALRLRKSMGLVELGKHTGLSAAMLSKLERGKLFPTLPTLLRIAMVFGVGLEHFFTDERKRHVVAIARKGERLRFPASPGGGSVAYNFESLDFKATERRLNGFYAEFEPISPEKARAHQHPGAELIYLMAGQLELTIGSDKFVLEEGDSVYFDGVVRHSYHRLGKGPCTGIVVTA
- a CDS encoding fasciclin domain-containing protein is translated as MKATSFALILSVLAVAIPASAGSAKKDIVDTAVAAGSFHTLATALQAAGLVETLKGKGPYTVFAPTDEAFAKLPAGTVETLLKPENKEKLKSILLYHVVSGDVTAKQVMTLSSAKTVGGQDVSISAASGTVMVNDAKVIKADVMASNGVIHVIDTVLLPKE